A stretch of the Vitis vinifera cultivar Pinot Noir 40024 chromosome 16, ASM3070453v1 genome encodes the following:
- the LOC100254467 gene encoding uncharacterized protein LOC100254467 isoform X2, producing MGSSGSGVVDSSVGTIVWVRRRNGSWWPGKILGPDELSASHLMSPRSGTPVKLLGREDASVDWYNLEKSKRVKAFRCGEFDDCIERAESSQGIPIKKREKYARREDAILHALELEKQQLAKKQGKLEAEQMGSVFRAKRSRCVYLPSESDDRLEYKEIPPSEMELSPSQFGDSNNHPHPSSLTEENTSEFMEGSESDSSETEADTDAEMTELAETVAPAEAEAEAKALGKPVVPGEDGSMSSEEPDESALTGDLSHLHPHDPVSASVGVSKWQLKGKRNMRNLTKRSAEVVDGKVSNGSIHKPYLEENGNTMGQRTLGQSMMFHHSSNDFDNDLHEADLIEKDFGTQMAGLDGRGYSLTSKTAPRARNMIDWEELTWEDQPALKGYWEDTGECFDPIFVGRHNPAGRIKTTLVDVDLRVQTNYQREHVPIISLMSRLNDKSIVGHPIQIEALEDGSSEMLLSSNEDFGNDVFDNDRNRAIPPVWRTARRTANFRVPRPHPSSALDGDEAVEDLPFLDQGRKSTYKKSNAGNSGHKGSIMRKSLPHIPRPPTDRKFPRKMPKMVSLSSSQKTRTLSSIAIEQKHGNRPKHDSHSYKMDGLIKQESSGPTAVACIPIKLVFSRLNESVCRPPSRATSNVVSVNGDPEKNPS from the exons ATGGGGAGTTCGGGATCGGGTGTGGTCGATTCCAGCGTGGGGACAATCGTGTGGGTGCGGAGGAGGAACGGGTCGTGGTGGCCCGGGAAAATACTTGGACCCGATGAGCTCTCGGCTTCTCATCTCATGTCACCGCGATCCGGCACTCCGGTCAAGCTTCTCGGAAGAGAGGATGCTAGTGT GGATTGGTATAATTTGGAGAAATCTAAGCGTGTAAAGGCATTTCGATGTGGTGAATTTGATGATTGTATCGAAAGGGCCGAATCCTCACAGGGCATCCCgataaagaaaagagagaaatatgCACGTCGAGAAGATGCTATTCTTCACGCTCTTGAACTTGAGAAGCAACAGCTGGCAAAGAAACAGGGGAAATTAG AAGCGGAGCAGATGGGAAGTGTTTTCCGGGCAAAGAGGAGCAGATGTGTGTACTTGCCATCTGAGTCTGATGATCGTTTGGAATATAAAGAAATTCCTCCAAGTGAGATGGAGCTGTCACCTTCCCAGTTTGGAGACAGTAATAATCATCCTCATCCTAGTTCTTTGACTGAAGAGAACACTTCTGAATTTATGGAAGGTTCTGAATCAGATTCTTCTGAGACTGAAGCAGATACTGATGCAGAGATGACCGAACTTGCAG AGACTGTTGCACCAGCAGAAGCAGAAGCTGAAGCAAAAGCTCTTGGAAAACCTGTAGTGCCTGGGGAAGATGGAAGCATGAGCAGTGAGGAGCCTGATGAGTCTGCACTTACTGGTGACTTGTCTCACCTGCACCCTCATGACCCTGTTTCTGCTAGTGTGGGGGTTTCCAAATGGCAACTGAAAGGGAAAAGGAACATGCGCAATCTCACTAAAAGATCTGCAGAAGTAGTTGATGGAAAAGTTTCAAATGGATCCATTCATAAACCATATCTAGAGGAAAATGGAAACACGATGGGCCAAAGGACTTTGGGGCAGAGTATGATGTTCCATCATAGCAGCAATGATTTTGACAATGATCTTCATGAGGCTGATTTAATTGAGAAGGATTTTGGGACCCAAATGGCTGGATTGGATGGCAGGGGATACTCATTAACATCAAAAACTGCACCTAGAGCTCGAAATATGATTGATTGGGAGGAATTGACTTGGGAAGATCAGCCTGCTTTGAAAGGATACTGGGAGGACACAGGTGAGTGCTTTGATCCCATATTTGTTGGCCGTCATAACCCTGCTGGTAGGATCAAAACCACACTGGTGGATGTGGATTTGAGGGTTCAAACAAATTATCAACGAGAGCATGTCCCTATTATTTCGCTGATGAGTCGGTTAAATGATAAGTCAATAGTAGGGCATCCAATCCAAATCGAAGCACTGGAAGATGGTTCATCTGAAATGCTTCTTTCTTCAAATGAGGATTTCGGCAATGATGTGTTCGATAATGACAGAAATAGAGCAATTCCACCAGTTTGGAGAACTGCCCGAAGGACAGCCAATTTCCGTGTTCCCCGCCCTCATCCATCATCAGCACTGGATGGTGACGAAGCTGTGGAAGATCTCCCTTTTTTGGATCAAGGAAGAAAGTCAACATATAAGAAATCAAATGCAGGGAATTCTGGTCACAAAGGAAGCATTATGAGGAAAAGCCTCCCTCACATTCCCCGGCCTCCAACAGACCGAAAGTTCCCTAGAAAGATGCCAAAGATGGTAAGTTTATCTTCTAGCCAAAAAACAAGGACTCTGTCTTCAATTGCCATTGAACAGAAACATGGTAACAGGCCAAAACATGACAGCCACAGTTATAAAATGGATGGGTTGATCAAACAGGAGTCGTCTGGGCCCACTGCAGTTGCTTGCATACCTATCAAACTAGTATTTAGTAGGTTAAATGAGTCAGTTTGTAGACCGCCATCAAGAGCAACTAGTAATGTGGTTTCGGTGAATGGTGATCCGGAGAAAAATCCATCATAG
- the LOC100254467 gene encoding uncharacterized protein At1g51745 isoform X1: MGSSGSGVVDSSVGTIVWVRRRNGSWWPGKILGPDELSASHLMSPRSGTPVKLLGREDASVDWYNLEKSKRVKAFRCGEFDDCIERAESSQGIPIKKREKYARREDAILHALELEKQQLAKKQGKLGIASDCTSSKSCNAVKKELVTSSESLGNENGKLGISKSQQLSKRLDSTNKDDIMGNPLYSQKAKEGSQINWEDDTLDVIPRMRGLQDFGLRTAPSKRKLSSAVSNGSRKQAVDNAQAIPSSSVGMGSITHASSKSSIDKRKRLYEGLTEESLVKRRDRRRPLVQVLQNTEKLPVPHLLQTESGTVSSIAEAEQMGSVFRAKRSRCVYLPSESDDRLEYKEIPPSEMELSPSQFGDSNNHPHPSSLTEENTSEFMEGSESDSSETEADTDAEMTELAETVAPAEAEAEAKALGKPVVPGEDGSMSSEEPDESALTGDLSHLHPHDPVSASVGVSKWQLKGKRNMRNLTKRSAEVVDGKVSNGSIHKPYLEENGNTMGQRTLGQSMMFHHSSNDFDNDLHEADLIEKDFGTQMAGLDGRGYSLTSKTAPRARNMIDWEELTWEDQPALKGYWEDTGECFDPIFVGRHNPAGRIKTTLVDVDLRVQTNYQREHVPIISLMSRLNDKSIVGHPIQIEALEDGSSEMLLSSNEDFGNDVFDNDRNRAIPPVWRTARRTANFRVPRPHPSSALDGDEAVEDLPFLDQGRKSTYKKSNAGNSGHKGSIMRKSLPHIPRPPTDRKFPRKMPKMVSLSSSQKTRTLSSIAIEQKHGNRPKHDSHSYKMDGLIKQESSGPTAVACIPIKLVFSRLNESVCRPPSRATSNVVSVNGDPEKNPS; the protein is encoded by the exons ATGGGGAGTTCGGGATCGGGTGTGGTCGATTCCAGCGTGGGGACAATCGTGTGGGTGCGGAGGAGGAACGGGTCGTGGTGGCCCGGGAAAATACTTGGACCCGATGAGCTCTCGGCTTCTCATCTCATGTCACCGCGATCCGGCACTCCGGTCAAGCTTCTCGGAAGAGAGGATGCTAGTGT GGATTGGTATAATTTGGAGAAATCTAAGCGTGTAAAGGCATTTCGATGTGGTGAATTTGATGATTGTATCGAAAGGGCCGAATCCTCACAGGGCATCCCgataaagaaaagagagaaatatgCACGTCGAGAAGATGCTATTCTTCACGCTCTTGAACTTGAGAAGCAACAGCTGGCAAAGAAACAGGGGAAATTAGGTATTGCTTCTGATTGTACAAGTAGTAAATCATGTAATGCTGTAAAAAAAGAGTTAGTTACATCTTCAGAAAGTTTGGGTAATGAAAATGGAAAACTTGGAATCTCCAAATCACAACAACTTTCTAAGAGACTAGATTCAACTAATAAGGATGATATAATGGGAAATCCTTTGTATTCACAAAAAGCCAAAGAGGGAAGTCAAATCAACTGGGAAGATGATACATTGGATGTTATACCTCGGATGAGAGGCTTGCAAGACTTTGGACTCAGGACTGCCCCTTCAAAGAGAAAGCTTTCTTCTGCTGTTTCAAATGGTTCTCGAAAACAGGCAGTTGATAATGCTCAAGCTATTCCTAGTAGCAGTGTTGGCATGGGAAGTATAACTCATGCAAGCAGCAAAAGTTCTATAGACAAAAGGAAAAGGTTATATGAGGGATTGACAGAGGAATCACTTGTCAAGAGGCGTGATAGGCGCCGTCCTCTTGTTCAAGTGTTgcagaataccgaaaaattacCAGTCCCTCACCTGTTGCAAACTGAAAGTGGCACTGTTTCCTCTATTGCAGAAGCGGAGCAGATGGGAAGTGTTTTCCGGGCAAAGAGGAGCAGATGTGTGTACTTGCCATCTGAGTCTGATGATCGTTTGGAATATAAAGAAATTCCTCCAAGTGAGATGGAGCTGTCACCTTCCCAGTTTGGAGACAGTAATAATCATCCTCATCCTAGTTCTTTGACTGAAGAGAACACTTCTGAATTTATGGAAGGTTCTGAATCAGATTCTTCTGAGACTGAAGCAGATACTGATGCAGAGATGACCGAACTTGCAG AGACTGTTGCACCAGCAGAAGCAGAAGCTGAAGCAAAAGCTCTTGGAAAACCTGTAGTGCCTGGGGAAGATGGAAGCATGAGCAGTGAGGAGCCTGATGAGTCTGCACTTACTGGTGACTTGTCTCACCTGCACCCTCATGACCCTGTTTCTGCTAGTGTGGGGGTTTCCAAATGGCAACTGAAAGGGAAAAGGAACATGCGCAATCTCACTAAAAGATCTGCAGAAGTAGTTGATGGAAAAGTTTCAAATGGATCCATTCATAAACCATATCTAGAGGAAAATGGAAACACGATGGGCCAAAGGACTTTGGGGCAGAGTATGATGTTCCATCATAGCAGCAATGATTTTGACAATGATCTTCATGAGGCTGATTTAATTGAGAAGGATTTTGGGACCCAAATGGCTGGATTGGATGGCAGGGGATACTCATTAACATCAAAAACTGCACCTAGAGCTCGAAATATGATTGATTGGGAGGAATTGACTTGGGAAGATCAGCCTGCTTTGAAAGGATACTGGGAGGACACAGGTGAGTGCTTTGATCCCATATTTGTTGGCCGTCATAACCCTGCTGGTAGGATCAAAACCACACTGGTGGATGTGGATTTGAGGGTTCAAACAAATTATCAACGAGAGCATGTCCCTATTATTTCGCTGATGAGTCGGTTAAATGATAAGTCAATAGTAGGGCATCCAATCCAAATCGAAGCACTGGAAGATGGTTCATCTGAAATGCTTCTTTCTTCAAATGAGGATTTCGGCAATGATGTGTTCGATAATGACAGAAATAGAGCAATTCCACCAGTTTGGAGAACTGCCCGAAGGACAGCCAATTTCCGTGTTCCCCGCCCTCATCCATCATCAGCACTGGATGGTGACGAAGCTGTGGAAGATCTCCCTTTTTTGGATCAAGGAAGAAAGTCAACATATAAGAAATCAAATGCAGGGAATTCTGGTCACAAAGGAAGCATTATGAGGAAAAGCCTCCCTCACATTCCCCGGCCTCCAACAGACCGAAAGTTCCCTAGAAAGATGCCAAAGATGGTAAGTTTATCTTCTAGCCAAAAAACAAGGACTCTGTCTTCAATTGCCATTGAACAGAAACATGGTAACAGGCCAAAACATGACAGCCACAGTTATAAAATGGATGGGTTGATCAAACAGGAGTCGTCTGGGCCCACTGCAGTTGCTTGCATACCTATCAAACTAGTATTTAGTAGGTTAAATGAGTCAGTTTGTAGACCGCCATCAAGAGCAACTAGTAATGTGGTTTCGGTGAATGGTGATCCGGAGAAAAATCCATCATAG